A genomic segment from Geitlerinema sp. PCC 7407 encodes:
- a CDS encoding alkaline phosphatase PhoX has protein sequence MSFSRRRFFAIAGATTASVILADPLRKLYAREAQGLPTRGAGYGPLQPDPKGLLELPRGFQYRAFSRTKDLMSDGTPAPSNHDGMAAFEGSQGNTILVRNHELGTSASAPVIATNQYDPACMGGTTTLVVGPNRELVRHYVSLAGTFRNCAGGATPWGSWISCEEDVSTPQTNPRVTKRHGYNFEVPATATGPVTPVPLVAMGRFNHEAIAVDPRTGIIYQTEDRGDSLFYRFLPNRSSVLTEGGVLEALKIQGSGSVNTARGFSIGQRLPVEWVRIDEVDPAQDTVRYEGISKGAATFARGEGIAYGNGEIYFACTSGGPLGKGQVWRYIPGRIAQEGGYLELFAEPNDASVLENPDNVIVSPFGDVFLCEDGDGSNYVVGVNARGELYPFARNAINDSEVAGVCFSPSGRTMFVNIQNPGITFAIWGPWSTQRG, from the coding sequence CTCGTCGCCGCTTCTTTGCGATCGCCGGTGCCACCACCGCTTCTGTGATCCTTGCCGATCCTCTCCGCAAGCTCTACGCCCGGGAAGCCCAGGGCCTTCCCACGCGGGGCGCTGGCTATGGTCCCCTACAGCCCGATCCTAAGGGCCTGCTCGAGCTGCCACGGGGATTTCAGTATCGCGCCTTCTCTCGCACTAAAGATCTGATGAGTGACGGCACGCCAGCGCCCAGCAACCACGACGGTATGGCGGCTTTCGAAGGCTCTCAGGGCAACACGATCCTGGTGCGCAACCACGAGCTGGGCACCAGCGCCAGCGCCCCTGTGATCGCGACCAACCAATACGACCCGGCCTGTATGGGCGGTACGACCACCCTCGTGGTCGGCCCGAACCGGGAACTGGTGCGCCACTATGTCTCCTTGGCCGGGACCTTCCGCAACTGCGCTGGCGGCGCTACTCCCTGGGGAAGCTGGATTAGCTGCGAAGAAGACGTTTCCACCCCCCAAACCAACCCCCGCGTCACCAAGCGCCACGGCTACAACTTTGAAGTTCCGGCAACGGCGACCGGTCCGGTAACCCCGGTGCCCCTGGTGGCCATGGGCCGCTTCAACCACGAGGCGATCGCCGTGGATCCTCGCACCGGCATCATTTACCAAACCGAAGACCGGGGCGACAGCCTGTTCTATCGCTTCTTGCCCAACCGGTCCAGCGTCCTGACCGAAGGCGGCGTCCTCGAAGCCCTCAAGATCCAAGGCAGCGGCAGCGTCAACACCGCTCGCGGCTTCAGCATCGGCCAGCGCCTGCCCGTCGAGTGGGTGCGCATCGACGAAGTCGACCCCGCTCAGGACACCGTCCGCTACGAAGGCATCTCCAAAGGAGCAGCCACCTTTGCTCGCGGTGAGGGCATCGCCTACGGCAACGGTGAAATCTACTTTGCCTGCACCAGCGGTGGACCGCTGGGCAAGGGCCAGGTGTGGCGCTATATTCCCGGACGGATCGCCCAGGAAGGCGGCTATCTGGAGCTCTTCGCGGAGCCCAACGACGCCTCGGTGCTGGAAAACCCCGACAACGTGATCGTGTCTCCCTTCGGCGATGTCTTCCTGTGCGAAGACGGCGACGGCTCGAACTACGTGGTCGGCGTCAATGCTCGGGGCGAGCTTTACCCCTTTGCCCGCAACGCCATCAACGACTCAGAGGTGGCTGGCGTTTGCTTCTCGCCCTCGGGCCGCACCATGTTTGTGAACATTCAAAATCCTGGAATTACCTTCGCGATCTGGGGTCCCTGGTCGACGCAGCGCGGCTAA
- the hetL gene encoding heterocyst differentiation pentapeptide repeat protein HetL codes for MTIEELLQQYLQGKRRFWGAALREAELMNVALGGIDLSYGDLRHIRIGKANLSRASLRQTDLSEAILWGTDLSEADLYQAVLREADLTGAKLVQARLDEAVLLKASLGGANLTRAKLAQAMLIHADLRPSSDQRTDLGWADLTRADLSYADLGAATLRHANLTHAKLCRANLSRRSQWGDVVTDLSHACLRHADLSYADLRGAALHEADLRGADLTGTLLEGADLQGATMPDGTVQG; via the coding sequence GTGACGATCGAAGAACTCTTGCAGCAATACCTTCAAGGCAAACGACGCTTTTGGGGCGCAGCCTTGCGGGAAGCCGAACTGATGAATGTCGCCCTCGGCGGCATCGACCTGAGCTATGGAGACCTGCGCCACATCCGCATCGGCAAAGCCAACCTCAGCCGCGCCTCTCTCCGCCAAACGGACCTCAGCGAAGCCATTTTGTGGGGGACCGACCTCAGCGAAGCCGACCTCTACCAGGCCGTGCTGCGCGAAGCCGACCTGACCGGCGCCAAGCTGGTCCAGGCCCGTCTTGATGAGGCTGTCCTGCTCAAGGCCAGTCTGGGCGGCGCCAACCTCACCCGCGCCAAGCTCGCCCAGGCCATGCTGATCCACGCCGATCTGCGCCCGAGCTCCGATCAGCGCACCGACCTGGGCTGGGCGGACCTCACCCGCGCCGACCTCAGCTACGCGGACCTGGGAGCCGCCACCCTGCGCCACGCCAACCTCACCCACGCCAAGCTGTGCCGCGCCAACCTCAGCCGGCGATCGCAGTGGGGAGACGTCGTCACCGATCTCAGCCACGCCTGCCTGCGTCACGCCGATCTCAGCTACGCGGACCTGCGGGGGGCCGCCCTGCACGAGGCTGATCTGCGGGGCGCGGATCTCACCGGCACCCTTCTAGAAGGCGCCGATCTCCAGGGAGCCACAATGCCAGACGGCACCGTACAGGGCTGA
- a CDS encoding nitronate monooxygenase family protein: MIDLLPSLQIGPHRVRYPILQGAMAVRVSGANLAAAVAEAGGVGVISAFGLGLTPRGRSPQGGSFGEATQAALVAELAKARAQSPQGVLGVNVLAAARGYRAIARTAAAAGADVIIIGAGLPLDLPEHLADYPQVALVPMVSNAAAARTLCQTWQQRYQRLPDALIVENCRTIGGHFSQCEHLDDQAQPLQVAIAQVRAALTELKVTLPLIAAGGIWDHSDLRHALALGADGVQIGSRFITTHECDAHPRYKAFHLQAQGQDVMVVPSPVGKPGRALRNAFAERAIAGSLRQEQRCIANCLESCLCRDHRQTYCLLQALAIAAQGDIENGLIFAGAAIKGSDRLLSVAELMTELTRPADLCVHS; this comes from the coding sequence ATGATTGATCTCCTCCCCTCTCTCCAAATTGGCCCCCACCGCGTCCGCTATCCAATTCTCCAGGGAGCCATGGCGGTGCGCGTCTCCGGGGCCAATCTGGCCGCCGCCGTGGCCGAGGCGGGAGGAGTGGGGGTGATCTCTGCCTTTGGGCTGGGGCTGACGCCTCGCGGGCGATCGCCCCAGGGAGGGTCCTTTGGGGAGGCCACCCAGGCCGCTCTGGTCGCCGAGCTGGCCAAGGCCCGTGCCCAGAGTCCCCAGGGCGTGCTGGGGGTGAATGTCCTGGCCGCCGCCCGAGGCTACCGGGCGATCGCCCGCACCGCCGCCGCCGCTGGCGCTGACGTGATCATCATCGGGGCCGGTCTGCCCCTGGATCTGCCAGAGCATTTGGCCGACTATCCCCAGGTCGCCCTGGTGCCCATGGTGTCCAACGCCGCCGCCGCCCGCACCCTCTGCCAGACCTGGCAGCAGCGCTATCAGCGCCTCCCCGACGCCCTCATTGTCGAGAACTGCCGCACCATTGGCGGGCACTTCAGCCAGTGCGAGCACCTCGACGACCAGGCCCAGCCCCTCCAGGTGGCGATCGCCCAGGTCCGGGCCGCCCTCACCGAGCTCAAGGTAACGCTGCCCCTGATCGCGGCGGGGGGCATCTGGGACCACAGCGACCTCCGCCACGCCCTCGCCCTCGGCGCCGACGGCGTCCAGATCGGCAGCCGCTTCATCACCACCCACGAGTGCGACGCCCACCCCCGCTACAAGGCCTTTCACCTCCAGGCCCAGGGGCAGGACGTGATGGTGGTGCCCAGCCCCGTCGGCAAACCGGGCCGCGCCCTGCGCAATGCCTTCGCCGAGCGGGCGATCGCCGGTTCTCTTCGCCAAGAGCAGCGCTGCATCGCCAACTGTTTAGAATCGTGTTTGTGCCGCGACCACCGCCAGACCTACTGTCTGCTCCAGGCCTTGGCGATCGCCGCCCAGGGAGACATCGAGAACGGCCTCATCTTCGCCGGGGCCGCCATCAAAGGGAGCGATCGCCTGCTCTCGGTCGCCGAGCTGATGACCGAGCTCACCCGCCCCGCCGACTTGTGCGTCCATTCCTAG